One Chloroflexota bacterium genomic region harbors:
- a CDS encoding adenylate/guanylate cyclase domain-containing protein encodes MAEPGRVCANCETENPAGSRFCNGCGAALEAASPPAAETRKTVTVLYCDAISSTALGERIDPESLRNLMTRYFDVMREVIEFHGGVVEKFIGDAVMAVFGVPVVHEDDALRACRAAVEIRDRLAALDTEIRADRGATVEWRMGINTGEVVAGDASGGQRIVTGDAVNVAARLEGAAAPGEILLGADTHALVRNSVTADSVEPLTLKGKTEPVPAWRLVGVTDEVRRHTRPLEAPLVGRRRPLRLLDDAFHEAVEERICHLFTILGVAGVGKSRLVDEFIGSLGDQAQVATGRCLAYGHGITYWPVAEAIRHGAGIAEGAPSETAVTRLREVLGTEPEAERVAAIVGGLLGIEDSPPAPDEIFWAIRKTFEGLARGRPLVLIFDDVHWGEPTFLDLIEHMADWTRDAPILLIVMARAELLEKRPAWGGGKRWVTTMSLEPLSEVESEELVTSLLGRVELPAELRAQISHAAEGNPLFVEELLGKLIDDGFLVTAGEGWSALADLRQLAIPPTIQALLAARLDGLNSEERTVIERASVEGKVFHRGAVTELAPEPMRGQVRDRLASLMRMELVRPDQASFAGEEAYRFRHLLIRDAAYQALAKQTRSELHERFAAWLERVAADRLAEYEEIVAYHLEQAYRYRAELGPPDAHAQDLALRAGTLLADAGERADARGDAPATVDLLGRAVELLPDDLPRRRRLLFRLGDRCYEAGDGPRAERILTDAIVEADRAGDEGSSALAALALIAVRASTRSTEQAESLRETERLAAILARVGDDAGARLAQAWAAFLLFAMGRAGEATRLAQALVELGDGDELWQREARMAWGISLVHGPTLVEDAVAGLQAQVDRGRGAPSMEGANRGIGRLRGLQGRFAEARELCARARAAFEELGNRVQLASNFGAEGKIEHLAGNFAEAARLIRESYEVMTAIGDRSFASTFGAELGEVLLDLGDDDEAWRFGAIARDTSSTDDVTSQASGRAVQARVLSRRGDHIAAEDLAREAAAIMATTDYLVQHGDVVVHLAHVLRERGKTDDALAAAREALALYEQKGATFLIERTQRLIDEWTV; translated from the coding sequence ATGGCTGAACCGGGACGCGTCTGCGCCAACTGCGAGACCGAAAATCCGGCCGGCTCGCGATTCTGCAACGGATGCGGGGCCGCGCTCGAGGCCGCGTCACCTCCCGCGGCGGAAACCCGCAAGACAGTGACGGTTCTGTACTGCGATGCCATCTCGTCCACCGCCCTCGGGGAGCGGATCGATCCCGAATCGCTGCGGAACCTGATGACTCGCTATTTCGACGTCATGCGCGAGGTCATTGAGTTCCACGGCGGGGTCGTGGAGAAGTTCATCGGCGACGCGGTGATGGCCGTGTTCGGGGTGCCGGTGGTCCACGAAGACGACGCGCTGCGTGCCTGCCGCGCGGCTGTCGAGATCCGTGACCGGCTGGCCGCGCTCGACACCGAGATCCGCGCCGATCGGGGAGCCACAGTCGAATGGCGGATGGGCATCAATACGGGCGAGGTCGTGGCCGGGGACGCCAGTGGGGGTCAGCGGATCGTGACCGGGGATGCCGTGAACGTCGCGGCTCGCCTCGAGGGAGCGGCGGCGCCGGGCGAGATCCTGCTGGGCGCCGACACGCACGCGCTGGTTCGCAACTCAGTCACAGCCGATTCGGTCGAGCCGTTGACCCTCAAAGGCAAGACCGAGCCGGTTCCAGCCTGGCGGCTGGTTGGCGTGACCGATGAGGTGCGCCGCCACACTCGCCCACTCGAGGCGCCCCTGGTTGGGCGCCGCCGCCCGTTGCGCCTCCTGGATGACGCGTTCCACGAAGCAGTCGAGGAGCGGATCTGCCACCTCTTCACCATTCTCGGAGTCGCCGGGGTCGGCAAGTCGCGCCTCGTGGACGAATTCATCGGTTCCCTTGGCGACCAGGCCCAGGTTGCCACCGGTCGGTGCCTCGCCTACGGCCACGGCATCACCTACTGGCCGGTGGCCGAGGCAATCCGTCATGGAGCCGGAATCGCCGAAGGTGCCCCCTCAGAGACGGCAGTGACTCGGCTTCGCGAAGTGCTGGGAACCGAGCCGGAGGCCGAGCGGGTCGCGGCCATCGTGGGTGGCTTGCTCGGCATCGAGGACAGCCCACCTGCGCCGGACGAGATCTTCTGGGCCATCCGCAAGACTTTCGAGGGCCTGGCTCGCGGCCGACCCCTGGTCCTCATCTTCGACGACGTGCATTGGGGCGAGCCCACCTTCCTGGACTTGATCGAGCACATGGCCGATTGGACGCGCGATGCGCCGATCCTGCTGATTGTCATGGCCCGCGCCGAGCTGCTGGAGAAACGGCCGGCCTGGGGCGGCGGCAAGCGGTGGGTGACCACCATGTCGCTCGAGCCGCTTTCCGAGGTCGAGAGCGAGGAGCTGGTCACCAGCCTGCTGGGACGGGTCGAGCTACCGGCCGAGCTCCGAGCCCAGATCAGCCACGCCGCCGAGGGGAACCCTCTGTTCGTCGAGGAACTGCTCGGCAAGCTGATAGACGATGGTTTCCTGGTGACGGCCGGTGAAGGGTGGTCCGCACTGGCCGACCTGCGCCAGCTGGCCATCCCACCTACCATCCAGGCCCTGCTCGCGGCCCGCCTGGACGGGCTCAACAGCGAGGAGCGGACGGTCATCGAGCGCGCCTCAGTGGAAGGCAAGGTGTTCCATCGCGGGGCCGTTACCGAGCTGGCACCCGAACCGATGCGAGGGCAGGTACGCGATCGCCTGGCAAGCCTGATGCGCATGGAGCTGGTCCGACCCGACCAGGCCTCTTTCGCGGGCGAGGAGGCCTATCGGTTCCGCCATCTGCTGATCCGCGATGCTGCCTACCAGGCTCTCGCCAAGCAGACCCGATCCGAGCTGCATGAGCGGTTCGCGGCGTGGCTTGAGCGCGTGGCGGCCGACCGTTTGGCCGAGTACGAGGAGATCGTCGCATACCACCTCGAGCAGGCCTACCGCTACCGCGCCGAGCTGGGCCCGCCGGACGCCCACGCGCAGGACCTTGCGCTCCGGGCCGGAACGCTGCTGGCGGACGCCGGAGAACGGGCCGATGCCCGCGGTGACGCCCCAGCCACCGTCGACCTCCTGGGTCGTGCCGTCGAGCTGCTGCCGGACGACCTGCCACGACGACGACGGCTGCTCTTCCGACTCGGTGACCGGTGCTACGAAGCTGGCGATGGGCCGCGCGCCGAGCGGATCCTGACCGACGCCATCGTCGAGGCCGATCGCGCCGGTGACGAGGGGTCGAGCGCGCTGGCCGCCCTCGCGCTGATTGCGGTTCGTGCGTCGACCCGGTCCACCGAGCAAGCCGAATCACTCCGCGAAACGGAGCGGCTGGCCGCCATCCTGGCACGGGTCGGTGACGATGCGGGAGCGCGCCTGGCGCAGGCATGGGCCGCATTCCTGCTATTCGCCATGGGCCGGGCAGGCGAGGCGACGCGACTGGCGCAGGCCCTGGTCGAGCTGGGCGACGGGGATGAGCTATGGCAGCGTGAGGCCCGGATGGCATGGGGCATTTCCCTGGTCCATGGCCCGACGCTGGTTGAGGACGCCGTTGCCGGACTTCAGGCTCAGGTTGACCGCGGCCGGGGAGCGCCGTCAATGGAGGGCGCCAACCGCGGCATCGGCCGCCTGCGAGGCCTCCAAGGGCGGTTCGCCGAGGCCCGCGAGCTGTGTGCCCGGGCCCGCGCCGCTTTTGAGGAACTTGGCAACCGGGTTCAGCTTGCCTCGAATTTTGGCGCGGAAGGCAAGATTGAGCACCTGGCCGGCAACTTCGCCGAGGCCGCTCGTCTGATCCGGGAGTCGTACGAGGTCATGACCGCGATTGGGGATCGGTCATTCGCCTCGACGTTCGGCGCAGAGCTTGGTGAGGTCCTCCTCGATCTTGGTGACGACGACGAGGCGTGGCGGTTTGGCGCGATCGCCCGCGACACATCGTCGACCGACGACGTGACCTCGCAGGCCAGCGGCCGGGCGGTGCAGGCGAGGGTGCTCTCTCGCCGGGGCGACCACATCGCGGCTGAGGATTTGGCCCGGGAGGCGGCCGCGATCATGGCCACGACCGACTACCTCGTCCAACACGGCGACGTGGTAGTCCACCTGGCGCACGTTCTCCGGGAACGAGGAAAGACCGACGACGCCTTGGCCGCGGCTCGCGAGGCGCTGGCGCTCTACGAGCAGAAGGGCGCGACCTTCCTCATCGAGCGGACACAACGCCTGATCGACGAGTGGACCGTGTGA